The genomic region TGTTGATATATCTCTATGTATATCTTCAATGTGTGATGTTATAGTCTACGTATGTTGATCGTTGGTTCTCTAAAACCTATAGATCTCTGCTACTTAATTCGGTTTGATATCAAATATTTGTGTTACTTAttgatgtatatgcatatatatatatatatatatatatatatatatatatatatatatatatatatatatatatatagtggtagaatcaagagggaagtaaccattcggggtgaagcaaaaactttttgtttttttttttttcgttttttgaaaaaactttgttcacgaacattatagatgtgatgaaaatatgaacatttagtagagacactttgtgataaatgtttttattttggcgggaaaacgctcgaagaagtaatatataacaattatcgtgtttttcgagcgtattttgaggttttagctattggggtttagatattagatattagggtttatagggtttagatattagggtttagaaatttagggtttagggtttagatttagggtttagatttaggatttagattgagtttttaacacgaacggtttagagtttagagtttagggttccataaacccaaaacaccaaaccctaaaccctaaaccctaaactctaaatcgggctaaattttacttcacaaaacatggaaaaaaaacgttcatattcttcacgaacaatattatcttgaatgttatttttgtcgatcgttttcccgcctaaataataacattcatcatgaagtgtctattctaaatgttcatatttttgtgtgatcttgattccggaaaaaaaaaatttcaaaaaaaacgaaaaaaataaaatttttttgcttcccccgcttcccccgattggttacttccccattgatcctgcccctatatatatatatatatatatagatgctggTTATTTACTGATGTGTGCTAGTTAATTTGGTTATTGCTATCCTTTTGTACTTATTAGGTTGTGGTTTCAGGTAAAAATGGTGATCTTTCTCAAAAGTTCTGGAGGTTAGAATttgtaaatattttttttttgtatatttgTTCTTGATTTGATCTACTTCTGATTTGTGTTGGTTATTTAATATATTTGTTTTTGTTAATGTTAGTACCAAAGATCCAGGGCAGGAGCCGTTCACCTTCAAAATTGGTCAAGGACAAGTTATTAAAGGTAACTTTGACGATTAATGTCAATAATTTCAACCAATAGTTCATCACTTTTTACCCCTTTTGATTTAGCTACCATCTTTAGCATTTAACCTTTTTCATGTGTGAAAGTTATCACCATGACCTAAGTTGATAATTTATGCCGGTTAGGGAGCAAAAGTGTTCTGTACCATGTTGATTAGCAACTAATCGTCAAGCTGATAACAAATCAAATGAAGAGTGATCAACCCTTTATAAAGTCTAAAATGTTAATCATCAATTTACACGCCTTAAATTCAAAGGGGGCTTTTCCTATCTTTTGATTAGAGTTATTAAAAGGCTTGTCATATGAAAGTTTTACATCATTGATTATCTGTTTATCTTCAATTCGCTCCATTTAGACTCGCATCATGTGTTTTTCTCTACTGCAGGTTGGGATGAAGGGGTTTTAGGAATGCAGTTGGGAGAAGTTGCTCGGCTAAAGGtaatatatatacacgtttcatatgttataaatattcttgttattatttttttgcagacaaaaaaataaaataaatttgctGTAATTTATATTTGCAGTGCTCCCCGGACTATGCTTATGGTGCTGGTGGATTTCCTGCTTGGGGAATTCAGCCCAACTCAACTTTGGTTTTTGAGATTGAAGTTCTTAGTGCAAAATAAATTgctgcacaagtttgtttatgtgataAACTTGAGTGCTTAAGAATATGTTGACTTTGTTATCGAAACTTCAAGACGTGTAAACTTTATACAGCTTATGACTGTGTGTTGGCGCTTTTTTATTAAGCGTAGTACTGCTTCTATTTGTTCATGTGAGTTTCTGTATTGTATGGGAAGCCAAGTTGTGTTAGACTTCCAAAGTGATCGTAGTTGAAAATAATTACAGAGGCTACTGCCTTCAAATTGGTTCTGTTAAACATGGCTTTATATCATTGATAATCAGGATGTTAAAATGTGGCTTCTAaatatgttaattataataattatattcgcATTTATTTTTCTGAATATGATCTTAACTTTGCAAAATCATAATGCTAATTTTCTTTAAGACTTGTACATGTAAAAAGAGTGGAAAAAAGCAAAATAATTCAAACTTTTTAAACTTGATATGATCCACATAACTGCAGTCTTACACAACATAATATCTTACCATAAAACATACTAAAACATGTTATTACATAAGTTTATCACCAGTCTTAGACACGTAAAACATACTAGAACATGGTATTACATAAGTTTATCACCAGTCTTAGACATATCGGAGATCAATGATGCGATTTTCTGCGAAACATCATGCATCGTAGGCCTTATTTCAGGGTTCGAATTCACACATCTTGTAGCTAAAATCAAAATTGATTCCATAACTTTCTTGATTTCTAGGAGTGGAACGGGAAGGCGAGGATCTATCAAATCTTTGAATTCAGTCTTTTTGGTAAATGAAGATGTTAAAGAAGTGATTATATCTCCTGGATGCTCTCCTTTAATTACTTCTAGTGCTAGAACCCCAAAGCTATACACATCACATTTCTCAGTTACCTTCATCGTGTAAGCTAATTCTGCGAAAAAGATATAAGTACAACGAGTCTTCATCTAAAGGATACACATATAACCTCATTTGAGTATACAAAATTCTTGATAAAAGTTCCaaaattttcttatatatatacgTAACTAATATCAAATATAGATCGTTTTGTTCATAGAGGATTAAAAAGTTTCTTTAATAGAAGGGTAATCTGAAATTTGGTCCCTATGATCAATGCTTTTTGTAGATAGTTCTGTAACATTTTACTTACAGAGCCGGATTTTGAGCGTGCAATGTGTGCACTTGTAAATGGCCCAAAATCTAAAACGGCTCAAAAATATAACCCAATAATATATTCTTCGGTCCATTTATTTATAAGATTTTAAAAAATATTATGTTTTTTTTGCTGCTTTATTTaacttatttttatatataagaaAAACTTTTTTATACAAACGGTCTTTTTTGATTATTACAGTATTGAACAAGACTCTTAAAATTAACAGGACGACCCTTCTTGATTATGCAGTGATTGATCGAACAATTTACCTGGTGCAAGATACCCGAATGTTCCTGCAACGTTACTCCAATTCGACGAGTTATTATTCAAAATCTTGGACGTACCAAAATCTGAAACACAAGCTTCAGACTCCAAATCAAGCAAAATATTCTTGCTTGATATATCACGATGAACAATAGGGGGTGAACAATCATGGTGCATATACGATAAAGCGTACGCAACACCTTTGATAATATTAAACCTTTTCATCCAAACTAACTTTTGAGCAGTTTGATCATCACTCAAACTATTAGCTAAAGTACCCCCTTCAAGATACTCGTAAACCAAAAACGAGTTCTCAGCATGCGAACAATACCCATATAGTTTCACAATGTTTCGGTGTCTTATTCTTGTTAAAGACCTGATCTCGTTCAGAAAATCAACACGAATATTGCTCGCCTCAGAGAACGAATCATGTAGTCTCTTAACCGCAACTATTTTATCACCTGATGCCAACTTCACTTTGTACACACTTCCACAACCTCCTTTTCCAATACAATACGCTTCGTTAAACATTTCGGTTTCTTTTAGGATTTGGAGATAAGTCTCCCTTCCATCAAAAGTTGAAACCGAAAAAATTGAAAAAATGCCATGTTCATCTTCATCAACTACTACTGGTTTTGATGACGTTTTCTTCGATTTTTTCCAGCATAAGAAACCGAATATTGCTACGAGACCTCCAAAAAAGAGCGCTCCAAGAAGCGGTAAAGAAATCAGGAGTGCAACTTTGTGTGTATGCTTTTCCGAAAAACATGGTTTAAGTCCGTTTACGTTGCCACATAGATCTTTGTTCCCTTGCAATGACTCTATGGAGATATTCATAAAAACTTTGCTAAAGGGAATGGGACCTTGTAGCTGATTGTATGACAGATCAATGCTCCAAAGGGCATTCATGGATCCCATTGAATTTGGGATTTCACCTGAGAGTTTATTGTGTGAGAGATTAAGTTTCTCCAAGCTAGTTAAACTTGATAGCGTAGATGGTATGTTTCCAGTGAGCCAATTGTGACTCAAATCAAGAGAAGACAACTGAATCAATCTACTTAATTGAGCTGGGATTTCATTAATAAATCCATTGTTGCTCAAGTTTAAGTAAACTAGTTTTGAACAATCTTCAATTGAAGACGGAATGGACTCGTTCAAGTTGTTCATGGACAAATCAAGGGACGATAGTTGACCTAACGATCCTAGATCTTGTGGGACGACACCAGAAAGGCGATTATTGCTTAGATTAAGCTTCGATAAACGAGTCATCCTTCCGAATTCTTTTGGTATTTCTCCATCCAAATTGTTTGAAGAAAGATCAAGTTCTTCTAACAGAAAACTGTTTCCAATCGACGGTGGTATTTTACCACTAATTAAGTTCCCTCTCATTTGTATTGCAGACAAGTTCTTGCACATACTCCAATTATCCGAAATCTCTCCAAAAAGGTTGTTATCATTAACGCTGATGTAGTTGAGATGTGGATAGATTCCAAAGATCTTGGATATGTCTCCACTGAGCTTGTTTCCGTCAAAACGTACTCGGATCAAGCTAGAGCAGTTGTACAAGCTCGTGGTAACTCGACCCTTCAGATTATTATTAAGAGCGAGAAGCCATTCGAGTCTTCCTCCGCTGCAGATTTCATCAGGAAAACTACCAGAAAAATTGTTGTTGCTGATTTCTAATAGAAACAATAACTTCAGTTTTCCTAATTCTTGTGGAATAGGACCAGAAAACTGATTGTCACTAAGAAACAATTTTTCTAAGTTTTGTAGGTTACCTAATGCACTTGGAATGGAACCGTTGAATCGATTGTCGCTCAGATCAAGTGTATGAAGAGATATCAAGTTTCCTAACTCTTGTGGAATGGGACCGGATAATTTGTTTAAGTATAGACGCATAAGAGTAAGGGATTTGAGCTcacctaaagttttagggattgatCCGGTTAGATTATTCATTTGTAGCTCAAGTGATTCGAGTGATGTCAAATTACCTAGTTCATTTGGGATTGATCCATTCAACTCGTTTTGGAACAGACACAAGGTTTTTAGCTTCTTCAGATTGACAAAAGTTTTAGGGATTGGTCCAGTTAGATAGTTATTTTGCAAATAAAGCTTCTCTAAATTGACAAGAGTCCCCAATTCGTAAGGAATCGAGCCAGATATATCGTTGATTTCCAAGTGAATATTACTCAAATTCGATAACTGACCGATACAGATGGGAATTGAACCATTGAAAGAGTTTTCACTTAGAGCAAGCTTAGAAAGGGATTTCATTTGACATATTCCTTGAGGAATCGAACCGTTTAACTGATTTTGAAACAAATGAAGGGTGATGAGATTTTTCAATTTACTAATTTCGGATGGAACGTTTCCAGTGAATTGATTCGCTGAAAGATCAAGATAAACTAGTTTCGAAAGGTGACGAATTTCAGATGGGATGATCCCGAAAAAATTGTTGATACTAAGTTCGAAATAAGCAAGATCAGGAAACGAAGAGAATGAGAAGTGATCGAGTGTACCGTATATAGAAGAAGATGTAAGGTTCAATCTGTGTATGTTACCATTAACATTACATGAAACTCCATTCCATTTGCATGGTGATGTAGAGAAATTGACATTAACATCATGTGTCCATGAAGGTAGCAGAAGGATGTTGGTGTTTTGGCTATGGAGAGTTGATTTCCATTTTAGGAGAGCATCAACTTCATCCGAATAACATGAAGTAACATATATCTGGGTAGTCAAAATTGTACAAGTAACAAGTATGGAAATGGTTACAGAAAAGAAGCTCAtttgttttgtgtgtgtgtgtgtgttttttttttattatgggTTTGTTTGATAATATAATTCAACTATTATACttattagttatttatatataaaaatttgaaaATAGTCTTGTTCACTTTGGAGACTCGGTAACTCATTATTGTACTAATGAGTTGCTGGTCCGGTGGTGTTTCAGTAGTGGTCCGTTGATGGTCGGGTGGTACGGTAGTTCGGTAGTGGTCTGTTGGTCCGACGATCTGTTGGTCCGTTGGTGGTCTAGAGTTCTGTTAGTGGTTCGGTGGTTCGGCGGTAGTCCAATCGTCGCGTAGTGGTCCAATAGTCTGATGGTTCATTGGTGATCATGTGGTCGGGTGGTGATGATTAATACTATGCGGTGATGGGAGGTGGTGGTGGGTGATCGGGTACATACATATGGTAGTAATATATATGCACATCATATTTATACatttatctatacattattataaagcacgtGTAATAATTCTACGTATTATTTTCtcaattaaactgaattaaataatTCTAAGTGTCATTTTTTCAATTAAACATAATTAAATAACCATACGTGTCATTTTCTTAATTAAACTGacttaaataataataacactctAAAAATACTCCTTGAATTAAAAGTATGCAatttttttgatattttatttAATTACGTAAAGAATCACAAttataatttgatttttaaatACTATAAGAAGTCATATTTtatccattaatattaatatcatacgcatttcaagttttaattattattcattaaacttaatatattactataattaatggctactaaatttatatttttttaaataatcaATCTGCCACATAAACAGGCTCAAAATCTATGCGTTAttattcaatactaatgtttttGATACAAATGTTATGAGAATATTAGTAATAAACGGTTTTTTCATCGTAATTGCATTATACATTTGACAAATATCAATGCTAACGTTATCGAATACTAATTTATACAACTGTTGTGTAATGTACAAGCTCACATTAGTATTCAATACTAATACTTTCGATacatatattattagtaataaatgatttttcattgtaattgtatcaTACATTTGACAAAATATCAATACGAACAATATCGAATACTAATTTGTACAATTGTCATGCAACGCACAgactcataaaactagtatatatatatatatatatatatatatatatatatatatatatatatatatatatatatatatatatatatgggcaggatcaatgggggagtatccaatcggggggaagcggggggaatcaaattttttttttggtttttttggaatttttttttccggcatcaagatcacacgaaaatatgaacatttaaaaaagacacttcatgatgaatattattatttaggcgggaaaacgatcgacaaaaataacattcaagataatattgttcgtgaagaatgtgaacgtttttttttcatgttttgtgaaataaaatttagcccaatttagagtttagggtttagggtttagggtttggtgttttgcgtttattccataaacccaaaacaccaaaccctaaaccctaaacctaaactctaaaccgttcgtgttaaaaactcaatctaaatcctaaatctaaaccctaaaccctaaatttctaaacactaatatctaaaccctaatatctaaaccttaatagctaaaacctcaacatacgctagaaaaatacgataattgttatatattacttctccgagcgtttttccgccaaaataaaaacatttatcacaaagtgtctttattaaatgttcatattttcatcccatctataatgttcgtgaacaaaatttttcaaaaaatgaaaaaaaaa from Rutidosis leptorrhynchoides isolate AG116_Rl617_1_P2 chromosome 9, CSIRO_AGI_Rlap_v1, whole genome shotgun sequence harbors:
- the LOC139866731 gene encoding peptidyl-prolyl cis-trans isomerase FKBP12, coding for MGIEKELLRPGTGPKPVPGQSVTVHCTGFGKNGDLSQKFWSTKDPGQEPFTFKIGQGQVIKGWDEGVLGMQLGEVARLKCSPDYAYGAGGFPAWGIQPNSTLVFEIEVLSAK
- the LOC139865937 gene encoding uncharacterized protein, which encodes MSFFSVTISILVTCTILTTQIYVTSCYSDEVDALLKWKSTLHSQNTNILLLPSWTHDVNVNFSTSPCKWNGVSCNVNGNIHRLNLTSSSIYGTLDHFSFSSFPDLAYFELSINNFFGIIPSEIRHLSKLVYLDLSANQFTGNVPSEISKLKNLITLHLFQNQLNGSIPQGICQMKSLSKLALSENSFNGSIPICIGQLSNLSNIHLEINDISGSIPYELGTLVNLEKLYLQNNYLTGPIPKTFVNLKKLKTLCLFQNELNGSIPNELGNLTSLESLELQMNNLTGSIPKTLGELKSLTLMRLYLNKLSGPIPQELGNLISLHTLDLSDNRFNGSIPSALGNLQNLEKLFLSDNQFSGPIPQELGKLKLLFLLEISNNNFSGSFPDEICSGGRLEWLLALNNNLKGRVTTSLYNCSSLIRVRFDGNKLSGDISKIFGIYPHLNYISVNDNNLFGEISDNWSMCKNLSAIQMRGNLISGKIPPSIGNSFLLEELDLSSNNLDGEIPKEFGRMTRLSKLNLSNNRLSGVVPQDLGSLGQLSSLDLSMNNLNESIPSSIEDCSKLVYLNLSNNGFINEIPAQLSRLIQLSSLDLSHNWLTGNIPSTLSSLTSLEKLNLSHNKLSGEIPNSMGSMNALWSIDLSYNQLQGPIPFSKVFMNISIESLQGNKDLCGNVNGLKPCFSEKHTHKVALLISLPLLGALFFGGLVAIFGFLCWKKSKKTSSKPVVVDEDEHGIFSIFSVSTFDGRETYLQILKETEMFNEAYCIGKGGCGSVYKVKLASGDKIVAVKRLHDSFSEASNIRVDFLNEIRSLTRIRHRNIVKLYGYCSHAENSFLVYEYLEGGTLANSLSDDQTAQKLVWMKRFNIIKGVAYALSYMHHDCSPPIVHRDISSKNILLDLESEACVSDFGTSKILNNNSSNWSNVAGTFGYLAPELAYTMKVTEKCDVYSFGVLALEVIKGEHPGDIITSLTSSFTKKTEFKDLIDPRLPVPLLEIKKVMESILILATRCVNSNPEIRPTMHDVSQKIASLISDMSKTGDKLM